A section of the Amycolatopsis sp. AA4 genome encodes:
- the sdhC gene encoding succinate dehydrogenase, cytochrome b556 subunit — protein sequence MSTTASTATESGAGASDRAGASRRQGTFYRGDPGMWSWVLHRITGVLTFFFLFVHVLDTALVRVSPNTYDQVIETYKTPIVNLLEVGLVGAVLYHALNGLRVLLVDFWAKGPKYQKTMLWVIGVVWVVVMVPGAFFMLKRTVETLFGGA from the coding sequence ATGTCCACCACGGCGAGCACTGCCACCGAAAGCGGGGCAGGAGCTAGCGATCGGGCGGGTGCCTCACGCCGGCAGGGAACCTTCTACCGGGGCGACCCCGGCATGTGGTCCTGGGTGCTTCACCGCATCACCGGCGTGCTGACCTTTTTCTTCCTGTTCGTGCACGTGCTCGACACCGCGCTCGTGCGCGTGTCGCCGAACACCTACGACCAGGTCATCGAGACGTACAAGACGCCGATCGTGAACCTGCTCGAGGTCGGTCTTGTCGGCGCGGTGCTGTACCACGCGCTCAACGGGCTGCGCGTCCTGCTGGTCGACTTCTGGGCCAAGGGCCCGAAGTACCAGAAGACGATGCTCTGGGTCATCGGCGTCGTGTGGGTGGTCGTGATGGTTCCGGGTGCGTTCTTCATGCTGAAGCGCACCGTCGAGACGCTTTTCGGGGGTGCCTGA
- the sdhA gene encoding succinate dehydrogenase flavoprotein subunit, with protein sequence MQFHKYDVVIVGAGGAGMRAAIESGQRARTAVLTKLYPTRSHTGAAQGGMCAALANVEEDNWEWHTFDTVKGGDYLVDQDAAEIMAKEAIDAVLDLEKMGLPFNRTPEGKIDQRRFGGHTRDHGKAAVRRACYAADRTGHMILQTLYQNCVKHGTEFFNEFYVLDLILSEGEDGTPIASGVVAYELATGELHVFQAKSIVFATGGAGKIFKTTSNAHTLTGDGLGIIFRKGLPLEDMEFFQFHPTGLAGLGILISEAVRGEGGILRNADGERFMERYAPTIKDLAPRDIVARSMVQEVLQGRGCGPNKDYVVLDVTHLPVEVLETKLPDITEFSRTYLGVDPVKEPVPVFPTCHYVMGGIPTNVHGEALRDNEHVIPGLYAAGEVACVSVHGSNRLGTNSLLDINVFGRRAGIAAAEYALSHDHVELPENPTALVEDQLKLLLSEHGDERVADIRKEMQQTMDSHASVYRTEDTLKQALTDIQALKERYQRITVADKGKRYNTDLLEAVELGFLLELAEVLVVGAIARKESRGGHAREDYPNRDDTNFMRHTMAYKQGEGLSADIRLDYKPVTFTRYEPMERKY encoded by the coding sequence ATGCAGTTCCACAAGTACGACGTGGTGATCGTCGGCGCGGGCGGCGCCGGCATGCGCGCGGCCATCGAGTCCGGTCAGCGCGCCCGCACCGCGGTCCTCACCAAGCTCTACCCGACCCGGTCCCACACCGGCGCGGCACAGGGCGGCATGTGCGCCGCGCTGGCGAACGTCGAAGAGGACAACTGGGAATGGCACACCTTCGACACCGTCAAGGGCGGTGACTACCTGGTCGACCAGGACGCCGCGGAGATCATGGCCAAGGAGGCCATCGACGCCGTCCTCGACCTGGAGAAGATGGGCCTCCCGTTCAACCGGACGCCCGAGGGCAAGATCGACCAGCGCCGGTTCGGCGGCCACACCCGCGACCACGGCAAGGCCGCGGTGCGCCGCGCCTGCTACGCCGCGGACCGCACCGGCCACATGATTCTCCAGACGCTGTACCAGAACTGCGTCAAGCACGGCACGGAGTTCTTCAACGAGTTCTACGTGCTCGACCTGATCCTGTCCGAGGGCGAGGACGGCACCCCGATCGCCTCCGGCGTGGTCGCCTACGAGCTGGCCACCGGCGAGCTGCACGTGTTCCAGGCGAAGTCGATCGTGTTCGCCACCGGCGGCGCGGGCAAGATCTTCAAGACCACCTCGAACGCGCACACCCTGACCGGCGACGGCCTCGGCATCATCTTCCGCAAGGGCCTTCCGCTGGAGGACATGGAGTTCTTCCAGTTCCACCCGACCGGCCTGGCCGGCCTCGGCATCCTGATCTCCGAGGCGGTGCGCGGCGAGGGCGGCATCCTCCGCAACGCCGACGGCGAGCGGTTCATGGAGCGCTACGCCCCCACCATCAAGGACCTCGCGCCGCGCGACATCGTCGCCCGGTCGATGGTCCAGGAGGTGCTGCAGGGCCGCGGCTGCGGGCCGAACAAGGACTACGTCGTCCTCGACGTGACCCACCTCCCGGTCGAGGTCCTCGAGACCAAGCTGCCGGACATCACCGAGTTCTCCCGCACCTACCTGGGCGTCGACCCGGTCAAGGAGCCGGTGCCGGTGTTCCCGACGTGCCACTACGTCATGGGCGGCATCCCGACGAACGTCCACGGCGAGGCGCTGCGCGACAACGAGCACGTCATCCCGGGCCTGTACGCCGCGGGCGAGGTCGCCTGCGTGTCGGTGCACGGGTCGAACCGGCTGGGCACGAACTCGCTGCTGGACATCAACGTGTTCGGCCGCCGCGCGGGCATCGCCGCCGCGGAGTACGCGCTGTCGCACGACCACGTCGAGCTGCCGGAGAACCCGACCGCACTGGTCGAGGACCAGCTGAAGCTGCTGCTGTCGGAGCACGGCGACGAGCGCGTCGCCGACATCCGCAAGGAAATGCAGCAGACAATGGACTCGCACGCTTCGGTGTACCGCACCGAGGACACGCTGAAGCAGGCGCTGACCGACATCCAGGCGCTCAAGGAGCGCTACCAGCGGATCACCGTGGCGGACAAGGGCAAGCGGTACAACACCGACCTGCTCGAGGCCGTCGAGCTCGGCTTCCTGCTGGAGCTGGCCGAGGTACTGGTCGTCGGCGCGATCGCGCGCAAGGAGTCCCGCGGCGGCCACGCCCGCGAGGACTACCCGAACCGCGACGACACGAACTTCATGCGGCACACCATGGCCTACAAGCAGGGCGAGGGGCTGTCGGCCGACATCCGGCTCGACTACAAGCCGGTCACCTTCACCCGCTACGAACCGATGGAGCGGAAGTACTGA
- a CDS encoding SCO4848 family membrane protein → MRISRGTAMALFAFGIWSWIIWITFAKNLWASNQSWAADGSPTGYFIVHAILTVVSFVLGTAIGVLGWRGIRATSGASRDRANT, encoded by the coding sequence ATGCGCATTTCACGAGGTACAGCGATGGCCTTGTTCGCTTTCGGCATCTGGTCCTGGATCATCTGGATCACGTTCGCGAAGAATCTGTGGGCCAGCAACCAGTCGTGGGCGGCCGACGGTTCCCCGACGGGGTACTTCATCGTGCACGCGATCCTGACGGTGGTCTCGTTCGTGCTCGGTACCGCCATCGGGGTGCTCGGCTGGCGCGGCATCCGGGCGACGTCGGGGGCTTCCCGGGACCGCGCGAACACCTGA
- a CDS encoding D-alanyl-D-alanine carboxypeptidase family protein, whose translation MHPAFARSLRAFAATLAAALVALAAPVALAAPALAEQCTDHAAPPPPVDTSEKPKPGQFVPPPLPVPAQPVGGDRLGACGPILPPGAPPLPAGDTSASWVLQDLDTGAVVAAKDPHARERPASLIKTLLALVVVTELKPEQVIVPTKEDAEQECTCVGITAGGHYTVDQLLHGLLMHSGNDVAHAFATALGGVDAAVVKMNALAARIGATDTRAATPSGLDGPGMSTSAYDLSLVFHYAMKQPEFAKVVATKNFTIPAVDGKPPIPVFNDNKLLGVYPGFLGGKTGFTDDARHTYVGGAERDGHRLAIVMMRAEQRPTKVVDQAAKLLDYGFALEKSGAQPVGQIAYQPLSADAAPMSDKGVTPAGATTAAAEKPDPFGTTGWILTVVVLLVIVAGFVLSHQRKRNVRA comes from the coding sequence GTGCACCCCGCTTTCGCCCGGTCGCTGCGAGCATTCGCCGCGACACTCGCCGCAGCCCTCGTAGCCCTTGCCGCGCCCGTCGCCCTCGCCGCGCCGGCGCTGGCGGAGCAATGCACCGACCACGCCGCGCCGCCGCCCCCGGTGGACACCTCGGAGAAGCCGAAGCCGGGCCAGTTCGTCCCGCCGCCGCTTCCGGTGCCCGCGCAGCCGGTCGGCGGCGACCGGCTGGGCGCCTGCGGCCCGATCCTCCCGCCCGGCGCGCCCCCGTTGCCCGCGGGCGACACCTCGGCGTCGTGGGTGCTGCAGGATCTCGACACCGGCGCGGTCGTCGCGGCGAAGGACCCGCACGCGCGGGAGCGGCCGGCGTCGCTGATCAAGACGCTGCTGGCGCTGGTGGTGGTCACCGAGCTGAAGCCGGAGCAGGTGATCGTCCCGACGAAGGAGGACGCCGAGCAGGAGTGCACCTGCGTCGGCATCACCGCGGGCGGGCACTACACGGTGGACCAGCTGCTGCACGGCCTGCTGATGCACTCGGGCAACGACGTGGCGCACGCCTTCGCGACCGCGCTGGGCGGCGTCGACGCGGCGGTCGTCAAGATGAACGCGCTCGCCGCCCGCATCGGCGCGACGGACACCCGCGCGGCGACCCCCTCCGGCCTCGACGGACCGGGCATGTCCACCTCGGCGTACGACCTGAGCCTGGTCTTCCACTACGCGATGAAGCAGCCGGAGTTCGCCAAGGTGGTGGCGACGAAGAATTTCACGATCCCGGCCGTCGACGGGAAGCCGCCGATCCCGGTGTTCAACGACAACAAGCTGCTCGGCGTGTATCCCGGTTTCCTCGGCGGGAAAACGGGCTTCACGGACGACGCGCGGCACACGTACGTCGGCGGCGCGGAACGCGACGGCCACCGCCTCGCGATCGTGATGATGCGGGCCGAACAGCGCCCGACGAAGGTGGTCGACCAGGCGGCGAAACTGCTCGACTACGGCTTCGCGCTGGAGAAGAGCGGCGCGCAGCCGGTCGGTCAGATCGCGTATCAGCCGCTGTCCGCCGACGCCGCCCCGATGTCCGACAAGGGCGTCACTCCCGCGGGAGCGACGACCGCGGCGGCGGAAAAGCCGGACCCGTTCGGAACGACCGGCTGGATCCTGACGGTCGTGGTGCTGCTCGTCATCGTGGCCGGATTCGTCCTCAGCCATCAGCGGAAGCGCAACGTCCGCGCGTAG
- a CDS encoding succinate dehydrogenase iron-sulfur subunit, which produces MTTATPEAPSSKASDEHTPIQVTLKILRFNPEVDSEPHWESYDVPAQPTDRVLNLLFYVKDYIDGTFSFRRSCAHGVCGSDAMQINGINRLACKVLLKDLLEKNGKKTEITIAPIKGLTTLKDLYVDMDPFFEAYRAIKPYLITYGNEPTRERIQSQADRNRFDDTTKCILCACCTSSCPVYWNDGSYFGPAAIVNAHRFIFDSRDEGAEERLDILNDGEGVWRCRTTFNCTDACPRGIQVTKAIQEVKRALLFKRV; this is translated from the coding sequence ATGACGACGGCCACCCCAGAGGCGCCCTCCTCCAAGGCGTCCGACGAGCACACGCCGATCCAGGTCACGCTGAAGATCCTGCGGTTCAACCCCGAGGTCGACTCCGAACCGCACTGGGAGTCCTACGACGTCCCGGCGCAGCCGACCGACCGCGTGCTGAACCTGCTGTTCTACGTCAAGGACTACATCGACGGCACGTTCTCCTTCCGCCGCTCGTGCGCGCACGGCGTGTGCGGTTCGGACGCGATGCAGATCAACGGGATCAACCGGCTGGCCTGCAAGGTGCTGCTGAAGGACCTGCTGGAGAAGAACGGCAAGAAAACCGAGATCACCATCGCCCCGATCAAGGGCCTGACGACGTTGAAGGACCTCTACGTCGACATGGACCCGTTCTTCGAGGCGTACCGGGCGATCAAGCCGTACCTGATCACCTACGGCAACGAGCCGACCCGCGAGCGGATCCAGTCCCAGGCCGACCGCAACCGGTTCGACGACACCACCAAGTGCATCCTGTGCGCCTGCTGCACGTCGTCCTGCCCGGTCTACTGGAACGACGGCTCGTACTTCGGCCCGGCGGCGATCGTGAACGCCCACCGCTTCATCTTCGACTCCCGCGACGAGGGCGCCGAGGAGCGGCTGGACATCCTGAACGACGGCGAAGGCGTGTGGCGCTGCCGCACGACGTTCAACTGCACCGACGCCTGCCCGCGCGGCATCCAGGTGACGAAGGCGATCCAGGAAGTAAAACGCGCCCTCCTCTTCAAGCGCGTCTGA
- the yhjD gene encoding inner membrane protein YhjD, which produces MAKETGDKEKLLPRLRRKYPWLDHLIRANDSFNENYGNHYAAAITYFSVLSVFPIFMVAFAIVGMVLGHNAAVIDQLTHGIDSSVPEGLRGLVKQITDAALKSGSGIGIFGLLLAAYSGVGWMANLRDALTAQWGQEKKTEPFVSRTIKDLLSLLGLGLALVVSFAITAAGSGLGELLLKLVGLEGQGWAKFLLHVATIVLSLIANALVFLWVIARLPREHVALRSAVKGALIAAVGFVVLQQVATVYLASVTKSPSAAIFGPVIGLLVFANLVSRFLLLVTAWTATARENQRRVVQPPAPVVLEPRVTVQHGLGIGSVAGAFSAGALLAWLGRRKG; this is translated from the coding sequence GTGGCGAAAGAGACCGGTGACAAGGAAAAGCTGCTGCCCCGGCTGCGGCGGAAGTACCCGTGGCTGGATCACCTGATCCGCGCCAACGATTCCTTCAACGAAAACTACGGCAACCATTACGCGGCGGCGATCACCTACTTCAGCGTGCTGTCGGTGTTCCCGATCTTCATGGTGGCGTTCGCGATCGTCGGCATGGTGCTCGGGCACAACGCCGCGGTGATCGATCAGCTCACGCACGGGATCGACAGTTCGGTGCCGGAGGGGCTGCGCGGCCTGGTCAAGCAGATCACCGACGCCGCGCTGAAGTCCGGCAGCGGCATCGGGATCTTCGGGCTGCTGCTGGCGGCCTACTCCGGCGTCGGCTGGATGGCCAACCTCCGCGACGCGCTCACCGCGCAGTGGGGCCAGGAGAAGAAGACCGAACCGTTCGTCAGCAGGACGATCAAGGACCTGCTGTCGCTGCTCGGGCTCGGGCTGGCGCTGGTCGTGTCGTTCGCGATCACCGCGGCGGGCAGCGGGCTCGGCGAACTGCTGCTGAAGCTCGTCGGGCTGGAAGGCCAGGGCTGGGCGAAGTTCCTGCTGCACGTCGCGACGATCGTGCTCAGCCTGATCGCCAACGCGCTGGTCTTCCTGTGGGTGATCGCCCGGCTGCCGCGGGAGCACGTCGCGCTGCGGAGCGCGGTCAAGGGCGCGCTCATCGCCGCGGTCGGATTCGTGGTCTTGCAGCAGGTCGCGACGGTTTACCTGGCGAGCGTCACGAAGTCGCCGTCGGCGGCGATCTTCGGGCCGGTGATCGGGTTGCTGGTGTTCGCGAACCTGGTGTCGCGGTTCCTGCTGCTGGTGACGGCCTGGACGGCGACCGCGCGGGAGAACCAGCGCCGCGTCGTGCAGCCGCCCGCTCCGGTGGTGCTGGAGCCGCGGGTGACGGTGCAGCACGGGCTCGGGATCGGCTCGGTGGCGGGCGCGTTCAGCGCTGGCGCGTTGCTGGCCTGGCTAGGCAGGCGAAAGGGCTGA
- a CDS encoding ABC transporter ATP-binding protein has translation MTEIEAEAVPDRGVPAVQLTGITKRFPGVVANSDVNLTVAAGEVHALCGENGAGKSTLMKILYGMQQPDEGSIAINGAEVRLRNPQDAIRAGIGMVHQHFMLADNLTVAENVFLGAESLHGIGRAARTRLQELAKRTGLHAKPDALLEELGVADRQRVEIVKVLYRGAKIIILDEPTAVLVPQEVDALFATVREMQADGYTFLFISHKLDEVRAIADTVTVIRRGTTVGTADPKKITSRELAEMMVGSELPSPETRESTVTDREVLQVRELRLSAEGSERNVLDHISFTVHAGEVLGIAGVEGNGQTELVETIMGMRKASGGHIELTPPDGETRDLVKLGTLARREAGIGYIAEDRTRHSLLLTQPLWVNRILGYQTREPVSGGQLLNIAGAREDTERIVREYDVRTPGIDVPAAALSGGNQQKLIVGRELSGNPVLLIASHPTRGVDVGAQALIWEQIRQARADGLAVLLISADLDELIGLSDTIRVMLRGRLVSEANPATVTPQELGSAMTGAEEGEDS, from the coding sequence ATGACCGAGATCGAGGCCGAAGCCGTCCCCGACCGGGGCGTGCCGGCCGTCCAGCTGACCGGGATCACCAAGCGGTTCCCCGGTGTCGTCGCGAACTCCGACGTCAACCTCACCGTCGCGGCGGGCGAGGTGCACGCGCTGTGCGGCGAGAACGGCGCGGGCAAGTCGACCCTGATGAAGATCCTGTACGGGATGCAGCAGCCCGACGAGGGCAGCATCGCGATCAACGGCGCCGAGGTGAGACTGCGCAACCCGCAGGACGCCATCCGCGCCGGGATCGGCATGGTGCACCAGCACTTCATGCTCGCCGACAACCTGACCGTCGCGGAAAACGTGTTCCTCGGCGCGGAATCGCTGCACGGCATCGGCCGCGCGGCGCGGACGCGGCTGCAGGAACTGGCGAAGCGGACCGGGCTGCACGCGAAGCCGGACGCGCTGCTGGAGGAACTCGGCGTCGCCGACCGCCAGCGCGTCGAGATCGTCAAAGTCCTTTACCGCGGCGCGAAAATCATCATTCTGGACGAGCCGACCGCCGTGCTCGTGCCGCAGGAAGTGGACGCGCTCTTCGCGACCGTCCGCGAGATGCAGGCCGACGGGTACACGTTCCTCTTCATCTCGCACAAGCTGGACGAGGTGCGCGCGATCGCCGACACGGTCACCGTGATCCGGCGCGGCACCACGGTCGGCACCGCGGACCCGAAGAAGATCACCAGCCGCGAACTGGCCGAGATGATGGTCGGTTCGGAGCTGCCGAGCCCGGAGACGCGCGAGTCGACGGTGACCGACCGCGAGGTCCTGCAGGTACGCGAACTGCGGCTGTCCGCCGAGGGCTCCGAGCGCAACGTGCTGGACCACATCTCCTTCACCGTGCACGCGGGCGAGGTGCTCGGCATCGCGGGCGTCGAGGGCAACGGCCAGACCGAACTGGTCGAAACGATCATGGGGATGCGCAAGGCGAGCGGCGGCCACATCGAGCTGACGCCGCCGGACGGCGAGACGCGCGACCTGGTCAAGCTGGGCACGCTCGCCCGGCGCGAGGCGGGCATCGGCTACATCGCCGAGGACCGCACGCGGCACAGCCTCCTGCTCACGCAACCGTTGTGGGTCAACCGGATTCTCGGGTACCAGACGCGGGAACCGGTGTCCGGCGGGCAACTGCTCAACATCGCGGGCGCGCGCGAGGACACCGAGCGGATCGTGCGCGAGTACGACGTCCGCACGCCCGGCATCGACGTTCCGGCCGCCGCGCTGTCCGGCGGGAACCAGCAGAAGCTGATCGTCGGCCGCGAGCTGTCCGGCAATCCGGTGCTGCTGATCGCTTCGCACCCGACGCGCGGCGTCGACGTCGGCGCCCAGGCGCTGATCTGGGAACAGATCCGCCAGGCGCGTGCCGACGGTCTCGCCGTGCTGCTGATCTCCGCGGACCTCGACGAGCTGATCGGGTTGTCCGACACCATTCGCGTGATGCTGCGCGGTCGGCTCGTGAGCGAGGCGAACCCGGCCACCGTCACCCCGCAGGAACTCGGTTCCGCCATGACCGGCGCCGAAGAAGGTGAAGACTCATGA
- a CDS encoding BMP family protein, giving the protein MRGTALAAATMAGVLALAGCAKDTGGSNNNASGSDGNAGSNCITAPKPPAAPAAATSSSAASGKVDGSKLKVGLAFDVGGRGDASFNDAAAAGTDRAKSELGVPTVNESTASASESEAAKQQRLEQMAQQGLNPIVAVGFAYAQSVKAVAAKYPNTKFAIVDDDSITLPNVTPLVFAEEQGSFLAGVAAAYKSKKCHVGFVGGVNTPLIQKFEAGFLQGAKAVSSKIKIEDEYLTPAGDFSGFQDPPKGNAKAAAEISRGADVVYHAAGASGKGVFDAAKQNNALAIGVDSDQYNQKTVAADKDIIITSMIKRVDVAVFEYLQAVAKGDLSTVPKRFDLKSDGVGYSTSGGKVDDIKDVLDGYKAQIVSGAIKVSDKPAK; this is encoded by the coding sequence ATGCGTGGAACCGCGCTGGCCGCCGCGACCATGGCTGGGGTGCTTGCACTGGCCGGGTGCGCGAAGGACACCGGGGGAAGCAACAACAACGCGTCCGGTTCGGACGGCAATGCGGGCTCGAACTGCATCACCGCCCCGAAGCCGCCCGCCGCGCCTGCCGCCGCCACGAGCAGCAGCGCCGCCTCGGGCAAGGTCGACGGCAGCAAGCTCAAGGTCGGCCTGGCCTTCGACGTCGGCGGTCGCGGTGACGCTTCCTTCAACGACGCGGCCGCCGCGGGCACCGACCGGGCGAAGTCCGAATTGGGCGTCCCGACCGTCAACGAGAGCACCGCGAGCGCGAGCGAAAGCGAAGCCGCCAAGCAGCAGCGGCTCGAGCAGATGGCGCAGCAGGGCCTGAACCCGATCGTCGCGGTCGGATTCGCCTACGCGCAGTCGGTCAAGGCCGTCGCCGCCAAGTACCCGAACACCAAGTTCGCGATCGTCGACGACGACTCGATCACCCTGCCGAACGTCACGCCGCTGGTGTTCGCCGAGGAGCAGGGCTCGTTCCTGGCCGGCGTCGCCGCCGCGTACAAGAGCAAGAAGTGCCACGTCGGCTTCGTCGGCGGCGTGAACACCCCGCTGATCCAGAAGTTCGAGGCGGGCTTCCTGCAGGGCGCGAAGGCCGTTTCGAGCAAGATCAAGATCGAGGACGAGTACCTGACGCCGGCCGGCGACTTCTCCGGCTTCCAGGACCCGCCGAAGGGCAACGCGAAGGCGGCCGCGGAGATCTCGCGCGGCGCGGACGTCGTCTACCACGCCGCCGGCGCCTCCGGCAAGGGCGTGTTCGACGCGGCCAAGCAGAACAACGCGCTGGCCATCGGCGTCGACTCCGACCAGTACAACCAGAAGACTGTCGCCGCCGACAAGGACATCATCATCACCTCGATGATCAAGCGCGTCGACGTCGCGGTCTTCGAGTACCTGCAGGCCGTCGCGAAGGGCGACCTGAGCACGGTGCCGAAGCGTTTCGACCTGAAGTCCGACGGTGTCGGCTACTCCACTTCGGGCGGCAAGGTCGACGACATCAAGGACGTGCTGGACGGGTACAAGGCCCAGATCGTCTCCGGCGCCATCAAGGTCTCGGACAAGCCGGCCAAGTAA
- a CDS encoding S8 family serine peptidase: MSRLRRLLVPLAAAGVAAGAVAVPASAAPAPSCDTTSKQYSYVVLYQPGENQRSVDAELTAKCGKRIAYYPEIGVAVASSRNADFADRLGVKRAYSGGKDVAAKAAARAGLRSAIGMLEQTESVAVGDDLSTQQWDMRAIHAPEANKINPGSRSVTVGVLDSGIDAKHPALAHAVDAQSSTGCVTGAPDASAWTPTNSDHGTHVAGTIAGKDPARGFTGIAPGVRLASVKVVNDDGYIFPEAAVCGFVWAAQHGFQVTNNSYYIDPGMFYCRNEAGDAAAYEAVRRAVTYSTQRGTLNIAAAGNSGFDVRTQTVDPNRPHKIDSSCGILPKAIDGVVTVSAVGYAGTKAYYSNYGSVTVTAPGGDSGQKPPAGQGAGCPLSTIFNGAYGTKCGTSMASPHAAGVAALLASTHRNAPPRALTALLTAEADPVACDASACEGPKQNNSYYGRGLVNALDAVH; encoded by the coding sequence ATGTCCCGTTTACGTCGTTTGCTCGTCCCGCTCGCGGCAGCCGGGGTCGCTGCCGGTGCGGTGGCCGTGCCGGCGTCCGCCGCGCCCGCGCCGTCGTGTGACACCACCAGCAAGCAGTACAGCTACGTCGTGCTGTACCAACCGGGCGAGAACCAGCGTTCGGTCGACGCGGAGCTGACCGCCAAGTGCGGCAAGCGGATCGCGTACTACCCGGAGATCGGAGTCGCGGTCGCCAGTTCGCGCAACGCGGACTTCGCCGACCGGCTCGGCGTGAAGCGGGCGTACTCGGGCGGCAAGGACGTCGCCGCGAAGGCCGCCGCCCGCGCCGGACTGCGCTCGGCGATCGGCATGCTGGAGCAGACGGAGAGCGTCGCCGTCGGTGACGATTTGTCGACTCAGCAGTGGGACATGCGCGCCATCCACGCTCCGGAAGCGAACAAGATCAACCCTGGCTCGCGGTCGGTCACCGTCGGCGTGCTGGATTCCGGCATCGACGCCAAACACCCCGCGCTCGCGCACGCGGTGGACGCGCAGTCTTCCACCGGCTGCGTCACCGGCGCGCCGGACGCCTCCGCGTGGACCCCGACGAACTCCGACCACGGCACGCACGTCGCCGGCACCATCGCGGGCAAGGATCCGGCGCGCGGCTTCACCGGCATCGCGCCGGGCGTGCGGTTGGCTTCGGTGAAGGTCGTGAACGACGACGGTTACATCTTCCCGGAGGCGGCGGTCTGTGGCTTTGTCTGGGCCGCACAGCACGGTTTCCAGGTGACGAACAACAGCTACTACATCGACCCCGGTATGTTCTACTGCCGCAACGAAGCGGGCGACGCTGCCGCGTACGAGGCCGTACGGCGGGCCGTGACTTACTCGACGCAGCGCGGAACTCTCAACATCGCTGCGGCGGGCAACTCGGGCTTCGACGTTCGTACGCAGACCGTGGATCCGAACCGTCCACACAAGATCGACTCTTCGTGCGGCATCCTGCCGAAGGCGATCGACGGGGTCGTGACGGTGTCCGCGGTTGGTTACGCGGGTACGAAGGCTTACTACTCCAACTACGGCTCAGTCACGGTCACCGCGCCGGGTGGGGATTCGGGGCAGAAGCCGCCTGCCGGACAAGGCGCGGGATGCCCGCTGTCGACGATTTTCAACGGCGCTTACGGCACTAAGTGCGGTACTTCGATGGCTTCGCCGCACGCGGCCGGGGTCGCGGCCTTGCTGGCTTCTACGCATCGGAACGCACCGCCGCGGGCTTTGACGGCTTTGCTTACCGCGGAAGCGGATCCGGTGGCTTGCGATGCGTCGGCGTGTGAAGGGCCGAAGCAGAACAACTCGTACTACGGGCGTGGCCTAGTCAACGCTCTGGACGCGGTTCACTGA
- a CDS encoding succinate dehydrogenase hydrophobic membrane anchor subunit, whose product MADALILDKPRSPRRPSARRSNFELYSWLFMRISGLALIILVLGHLFIMNILDGGVHRINWGFVAGRWASPFWQFWDLAMLWLAEIHGGNGLRTIIDDYARKDSTRFWLKILLYVSMALILAVGTMVIFTFDPEMPAS is encoded by the coding sequence ATGGCCGACGCTCTGATCCTCGACAAGCCGCGCTCGCCGCGGCGCCCGTCCGCCCGGCGCAGCAACTTCGAGCTCTACAGCTGGCTGTTCATGCGCATCTCCGGGCTCGCGCTGATCATCCTGGTGCTGGGCCACCTGTTCATCATGAACATCCTCGACGGCGGCGTGCACCGCATCAACTGGGGCTTCGTCGCCGGCCGCTGGGCCTCGCCGTTCTGGCAGTTCTGGGACCTGGCGATGCTGTGGCTCGCCGAGATCCACGGCGGCAACGGGCTGCGCACGATCATCGACGACTACGCGCGCAAGGACTCCACCCGGTTCTGGCTGAAGATCCTGCTCTACGTCTCGATGGCGCTCATCCTGGCCGTCGGCACGATGGTGATCTTCACGTTCGACCCCGAGATGCCCGCCTCCTAA